A stretch of the Arachis stenosperma cultivar V10309 chromosome 6, arast.V10309.gnm1.PFL2, whole genome shotgun sequence genome encodes the following:
- the LOC130933123 gene encoding uncharacterized protein LOC130933123 isoform X1, whose amino-acid sequence MFINNFSCLFLDWSLQERTMPHKTQPMTALLVFTGLNAVLCSTITPVYDFVCFLPYWERRRERHNQEHEAAMLMAKNSK is encoded by the exons ATGTTCATAAACAATTTCAGCTGTTTATTTTT GGATTGGTCTCTACAAGAAAGAACTATGCCTCACAAAACTCAACCTATGACAGCACTTTTGGTGTTCACGGGACTGAATGCAGTTTTGTGTTCAACCATTACTCCAGTTTATGATTTTGTTTGCTTTCTACCCTATTGGGAAAGAAGG AGGGAAAGGCATAACCAAGAGCATGAAGCTGCTATGCTTATGgctaaaaattcaaaataa
- the LOC130932814 gene encoding uncharacterized protein LOC130932814: protein MKREGRQHGMVRTYIILPSPLNPRPKTRPVTQLDTPPTAGLFTKVSSKPTNHSKFTGKCGTPRCTGCHLHPACKSKDKTKGTQKDKNWRVTNEPDLNFRGLSATRMLDHLSSYGDDYVEDEIHYDVNDPCTSEVDGDRVNKDDGICVSEIVFDFKVDHVEEKYEDWYLVESCA from the coding sequence ATGAAGAGAGAGGGTCGTCAACACGGTATGGTAAGGACTTATATTATCCTACCATCACCACTAAACCCAAGACCCAAGACCCGGCCCGTTACCCAGTTGGATACCCCGCCTACTGCTGGGCTTTTCACCAAGGTGTCCTCTAAGCCCaccaaccactcaaagtttacCGGCAAGTGCGGGACTCCACGGTGCACCGGCTGCCACCTCCACCCTGCTTGCAAGTCCAAAGACAAGACTAAGGGAACCCAGAAGGACAAAAATTGGCGGGTCACAAATGAACCCGACTTGAATTTTCGCGGGTTGTCCGCAACCCGGATGTTGGACCATCTTTCTAGTTACGGAGATGACTACGTGGAAGATGAGATTCACTATGATGTGAATGATCCGTGCACTTCAGAAGTTGATGGTGATCGGGTGAACAAGGATGATGGTATTTGCGTTTCGGAAATTGTGTTTGACTTTAAGGTGGATCATGTTGAAGAAAAATATGAAGATTGGTATTTGGTGGAATCTTGCGcataa
- the LOC130933123 gene encoding uncharacterized protein LOC130933123 isoform X2, protein MFINNFSCLFLDWSLQERTMPHKTQPMTALLVFTGLNAVLCSTITPVYDFVCFLPYWERRGEKMKLGYLESETIKC, encoded by the exons ATGTTCATAAACAATTTCAGCTGTTTATTTTT GGATTGGTCTCTACAAGAAAGAACTATGCCTCACAAAACTCAACCTATGACAGCACTTTTGGTGTTCACGGGACTGAATGCAGTTTTGTGTTCAACCATTACTCCAGTTTATGATTTTGTTTGCTTTCTACCCTATTGGGAAAGAAGG GGGGAAAAAATGAAACTTGGTTATCTAGAGAGTGAAACAATCAAATGTTAG